In Niallia sp. FSL W8-0635, one genomic interval encodes:
- a CDS encoding VOC family protein, whose product MHSISSPIDCKVNNVFIHVSNLKKAAAWYSELLGLPFNKDKVESPVYNIPVPSETGITLDDHTFDPDFQLKPSDHVLFNFSVQDIDEAYEFVQSKGITIVREIERISDFAYFNFKDLDGNVLMICNN is encoded by the coding sequence ATGCATTCAATTTCTTCTCCCATCGATTGCAAAGTAAATAATGTGTTTATTCATGTAAGTAATCTTAAAAAAGCAGCGGCATGGTATAGCGAATTACTTGGACTCCCGTTTAATAAGGATAAGGTAGAATCACCTGTCTATAACATTCCCGTTCCTTCAGAAACCGGGATTACATTGGATGATCACACATTTGATCCAGATTTTCAACTAAAACCTTCTGACCACGTTTTATTTAATTTTTCCGTTCAAGATATTGATGAAGCGTATGAATTTGTCCAAAGTAAAGGTATTACCATTGTTAGGGAAATCGAGCGAATTAGTGATTTCGCTTATTTTAACTTTAAAGACTTAGATGGAAATGTATTAATGATATGTAATAACTAA
- the cydC gene encoding thiol reductant ABC exporter subunit CydC, translating into MSALQKIMKLMLMEKKDISIAVICGFIAGTSSVGLFAASGYLISKSALIPPFYTLIILTSTVKLLGLVKAGAKYGERLYSHRATFTILSNLRVAFFGKLTPLIPQIFHKYRSGDLLARVVGDVESLQNFFLRVFYPPLVLLLVFVSTILFTSFYSIAIALILLLGFFLTTIIIPALFSLKQVKIKGKVRQDRGDLSTYITEVMYGFRELKLFHQLPSKQQQLLSHSESYINQQKVENLNKVLSQSFNGFITFVTSWFVIGAGAYFVTNGMLEGIFLAMLVMISLTVFEPAAPMAVFPIYMQESRDASTRLYEVVENLSFIEDKRETTINELPSLAPSLAFIDIQFTYMENWRKTIPNLSFMMPAGSKTAIVGASGSGKSTLLQLILKLQHVDAGKIYWGDFDTSTVSSEAIWEQTRVVLQENYYFYGTIRDNLQLAGSQLSDEQMEAALKKARLEHFSLEHRVLEKGENLSGGEKQRLAIARAFLKKGHLWLLDEPTSSLDAQTEQNIYQEIFECAEQDTFILVSHRLQELEHMDQIIVMDQGGIVECGSYRELMNKQEYFYKMKVTEESLL; encoded by the coding sequence GTGAGTGCACTGCAGAAAATAATGAAATTGATGTTAATGGAGAAAAAAGATATTAGCATTGCTGTCATTTGTGGATTTATTGCTGGAACTAGCAGTGTAGGGTTGTTTGCTGCAAGCGGTTATCTAATATCTAAGTCTGCATTAATTCCTCCTTTTTATACATTGATAATATTGACTTCGACAGTAAAGTTACTCGGTCTTGTTAAGGCAGGAGCGAAATATGGAGAGCGACTTTATTCTCATAGAGCGACATTTACGATTCTAAGTAATTTACGAGTAGCTTTTTTTGGAAAACTAACGCCACTTATTCCACAAATTTTTCACAAATATAGAAGCGGGGATCTACTTGCGCGTGTTGTCGGAGATGTAGAAAGCCTTCAAAATTTCTTTTTAAGGGTGTTTTATCCACCGCTTGTGCTCTTACTTGTTTTTGTTAGTACTATCTTATTTACTAGTTTTTATTCCATCGCCATTGCTTTGATTCTATTACTTGGATTTTTCCTAACGACGATTATCATTCCAGCACTATTTTCCTTAAAGCAAGTCAAAATTAAAGGGAAAGTTAGGCAGGATCGTGGTGACCTATCAACTTACATTACAGAGGTAATGTATGGATTTCGTGAATTAAAGCTGTTTCATCAATTACCAAGTAAACAACAACAGCTTTTGAGTCACTCTGAATCGTATATTAATCAACAAAAAGTAGAAAATTTAAATAAAGTGTTAAGTCAATCGTTTAATGGTTTTATAACGTTTGTTACAAGTTGGTTTGTCATAGGAGCTGGAGCCTATTTTGTTACTAATGGGATGCTTGAAGGGATATTTTTGGCAATGCTTGTCATGATTTCTTTAACTGTCTTTGAGCCTGCTGCACCGATGGCGGTTTTTCCTATCTATATGCAAGAAAGTAGAGATGCATCTACACGTTTATATGAAGTAGTAGAAAATCTGAGTTTCATAGAAGATAAGAGGGAGACTACTATTAATGAATTACCTAGCCTTGCACCATCATTAGCGTTTATAGACATTCAATTCACTTACATGGAAAATTGGCGTAAAACAATTCCAAACTTATCATTTATGATGCCAGCCGGGTCAAAGACGGCGATTGTTGGTGCGAGTGGCTCTGGAAAATCCACCTTGCTTCAGCTTATCTTAAAGCTACAACATGTAGATGCTGGAAAAATTTATTGGGGTGATTTTGACACATCGACAGTATCCAGCGAGGCGATTTGGGAACAAACTAGAGTTGTCTTACAGGAGAATTATTATTTTTATGGAACTATTCGTGATAATCTTCAATTAGCTGGATCACAGCTTAGTGACGAACAAATGGAAGCGGCATTAAAAAAGGCAAGGTTAGAACATTTTTCGCTAGAGCATCGCGTGTTAGAAAAAGGAGAAAATCTTTCAGGGGGAGAAAAACAACGTTTGGCCATTGCTAGAGCATTTTTGAAAAAAGGGCATTTATGGTTACTAGATGAGCCAACGTCATCACTTGATGCACAGACAGAACAAAATATTTATCAGGAAATTTTTGAGTGTGCTGAACAGGATACATTCATTTTAGTTAGCCATCGTTTACAGGAATTAGAGCATATGGATCAAATTATTGTAATGGATCAAGGGGGAATTGTCGAGTGCGGTTCTTATAGGGAGTTAATGAATAAACAAGAATATTTTTATAAAATGAAGGTAACAGAAGAAAGTTTGCTTTAA
- a CDS encoding GNAT family N-acetyltransferase, producing the protein MKRTFPIIETERLYLRGVRFEDAKDMFTYLSDQEVVQHMGLEPYKSPEEVMEEMDWYKSIWEKGTGIRWCITLKDEDTVIGSCGFLNMQQKHYKAEIGYELSRNYWGKGIASEALKAVLTYGFQHFDLERIESLIEPLNTSSQKLVEKHGFLREGLLRHYEYTCGKFDDLYMYSILKGDFPL; encoded by the coding sequence ATGAAGCGTACATTTCCAATTATTGAAACAGAGCGTTTGTATTTAAGAGGCGTAAGATTTGAAGATGCTAAGGATATGTTTACCTACTTATCAGATCAAGAAGTTGTTCAGCATATGGGGCTAGAACCATATAAGTCTCCTGAAGAAGTGATGGAAGAAATGGATTGGTACAAATCAATCTGGGAAAAAGGCACTGGAATAAGATGGTGCATTACATTAAAAGACGAAGATACTGTGATTGGCAGCTGTGGTTTTTTGAATATGCAGCAGAAGCATTATAAAGCCGAGATAGGATATGAACTAAGCAGAAATTATTGGGGCAAAGGGATCGCTAGCGAAGCATTAAAAGCCGTGCTTACATATGGATTCCAGCATTTTGACTTAGAAAGAATCGAATCGTTAATTGAACCATTAAATACATCTTCACAAAAGTTAGTCGAAAAACATGGCTTTCTAAGAGAAGGTTTATTAAGACATTATGAATATACTTGCGGAAAATTTGATGATTTATACATGTACTCTATCCTTAAAGGAGATTTCCCTCTTTAA
- a CDS encoding CBO0543 family protein codes for MKRRKYEKNFLRILFVLGIVSFFNLLRKPPLKDWLIIFLLKSYIASILDNLLVKKGYLTYPVKSLKIFDVSVLFSYLLFPVTCIYFNQVTKNSSMVGILVKCIFFSVPSTLAEHWIERNTNLIRYKKTWTSFHSFLSIAGTFLFVRFMMILIRKAAIKQSGE; via the coding sequence ATGAAGAGACGAAAGTATGAAAAAAACTTCTTAAGAATTTTATTTGTTTTAGGAATTGTTTCTTTTTTTAACTTACTTCGAAAGCCACCATTAAAGGATTGGCTCATTATTTTCTTACTAAAAAGTTATATAGCCTCCATTTTAGATAATCTTTTAGTAAAAAAGGGATACCTAACCTATCCAGTAAAATCATTAAAAATATTTGATGTTAGCGTTTTATTTAGCTATCTTCTTTTTCCTGTAACTTGCATTTATTTCAATCAAGTGACTAAAAATTCAAGTATGGTTGGGATATTGGTTAAGTGCATATTTTTTAGCGTCCCATCAACACTTGCAGAACATTGGATTGAAAGAAATACTAACTTAATTCGTTATAAAAAAACTTGGACATCTTTCCATAGTTTTCTTTCGATCGCAGGAACTTTTTTATTCGTAAGATTTATGATGATATTAATTAGAAAAGCTGCTATTAAGCAATCGGGAGAATAA